In Bacillus sp. NP247, one DNA window encodes the following:
- the spoIIAA gene encoding anti-sigma F factor antagonist, with translation MSLSMHLEVKRDVLCVRLEGELDHHTAEELRTKVTDMIETHGVHHIVLSLENLTFMDSSGLGVILGRYKHVKGLGGEMVVCAISPPVKRLFEMSGLFKIVRLEESEAHALATLGVA, from the coding sequence GTGAGTCTTTCCATGCATTTAGAAGTAAAACGTGACGTCTTATGTGTGAGGCTAGAGGGCGAGTTAGATCATCATACTGCTGAAGAGTTGCGAACGAAAGTCACAGATATGATTGAGACACATGGTGTTCATCATATTGTTTTGAGCCTAGAGAACTTAACATTTATGGATAGTTCTGGTTTAGGCGTTATATTAGGCCGATATAAACATGTAAAGGGATTAGGTGGAGAAATGGTTGTCTGTGCAATTTCACCGCCTGTTAAACGTTTATTTGAAATGTCAGGTCTATTCAAAATTGTTCGTTTAGAAGAAAGTGAAGCGCATGCGCTCGCGACGTTGGGGGTGGCATAA
- the dacF gene encoding serine-type D-Ala-D-Ala carboxypeptidase DacF has product MKRVFGILVCFMLLLSGTSVSFAQSEKTKQEKTEETMPKLAEQASSAIVIEQDTGKVLFDKNPNEKLPPASMTKIMTMLLIMEQVEKGKLKLNDKVRASEHAASMGGSQIFLEPGEEMTVNEMLKGIAIASGNDASVAVAEHIAGSEEGFVNMMNKKAKDLGLKNTHFQNPTGLPAKDHYSTANDMAIMAKELMKYPLIRKYTGKYEDYLRENTDKKFWLVNTNKLVRFYPGVDGVKTGFTTEAKYCLTASAEKNGMRVISVVMGAPTSKERNNQVTKLLDYAFGQYMTKKLYTRGEKIKTVQVGKGKEEKVDLVASDNVSLLMKKGENMDKVKQEVIAEKKVKAPIKKGDALGTLVIKRDKDVLLKQTIVAKEDVEAASWWELFKRSFGMFSTSK; this is encoded by the coding sequence ATGAAGCGAGTTTTTGGAATACTTGTTTGTTTCATGTTATTGCTTTCTGGTACTTCTGTTAGTTTCGCACAATCTGAGAAGACGAAGCAGGAGAAAACAGAAGAAACAATGCCTAAGTTAGCGGAACAAGCGTCGTCAGCGATCGTAATTGAGCAAGATACAGGTAAAGTTTTGTTTGATAAAAATCCGAATGAAAAGTTACCACCTGCTAGTATGACAAAGATTATGACGATGCTATTAATTATGGAACAAGTTGAAAAAGGAAAACTAAAACTAAACGATAAAGTTAGAGCGAGTGAACACGCAGCTTCAATGGGCGGATCACAAATTTTTCTAGAACCTGGGGAAGAGATGACTGTAAATGAAATGTTAAAGGGCATTGCAATTGCATCTGGAAATGATGCATCTGTTGCAGTAGCTGAGCATATCGCTGGTTCAGAAGAAGGCTTCGTAAATATGATGAACAAAAAAGCGAAAGATCTAGGACTGAAAAATACCCATTTTCAAAATCCGACAGGTCTCCCGGCCAAAGATCATTATTCTACAGCGAATGATATGGCTATTATGGCGAAAGAGTTGATGAAGTATCCACTTATTCGAAAATACACAGGTAAATATGAAGACTATTTACGTGAAAATACGGATAAGAAGTTTTGGCTCGTTAATACGAATAAGTTAGTACGTTTTTATCCTGGAGTAGATGGAGTGAAAACAGGCTTTACGACAGAAGCGAAATATTGTTTAACGGCATCGGCTGAGAAAAATGGTATGCGTGTTATTTCAGTTGTAATGGGAGCACCTACATCAAAAGAGCGGAACAATCAAGTAACGAAGCTTCTTGATTATGCATTTGGACAATACATGACAAAGAAATTGTATACACGTGGTGAGAAAATTAAGACTGTACAAGTAGGAAAAGGTAAGGAAGAAAAAGTAGATTTAGTTGCATCAGACAATGTGTCTCTTCTTATGAAGAAGGGCGAAAATATGGACAAAGTAAAACAAGAAGTGATTGCTGAAAAGAAAGTGAAGGCACCGATTAAAAAAGGTGATGCACTTGGCACACTTGTTATTAAAAGAGATAAAGATGTTTTATTAAAACAAACAATTGTAGCGAAAGAAGATGTTGAGGCAGCGAGCTGGTGGGAGTTATTTAAAAGAAGTTTTGGGATGTTTTCAACATCAAAATAG
- a CDS encoding GntR family transcriptional regulator, with the protein MHIQLDPRSNTPIWEQIVQNIKELVLKNMLAPSDKLPSVRELASLLVINPNTVSKAYQELERQGIIETLRGKGTFVAQSITPTLDERKIAMVEKQFHQLLLEASYLGITKDKIHDWIDSYYKEIGGNIDAESDKLEENN; encoded by the coding sequence TTGCATATTCAACTTGATCCAAGAAGCAACACTCCGATATGGGAACAAATTGTTCAAAATATAAAAGAGCTCGTACTAAAAAATATGTTAGCTCCAAGTGATAAGCTTCCTTCTGTACGCGAGCTTGCTTCTTTGCTCGTTATAAATCCAAATACAGTAAGTAAAGCTTATCAAGAATTAGAGCGACAAGGGATTATTGAAACATTACGAGGAAAAGGAACATTTGTAGCCCAATCGATTACCCCAACATTAGACGAAAGGAAAATCGCTATGGTTGAAAAGCAATTTCATCAATTATTACTAGAAGCCTCTTATCTTGGGATTACGAAAGATAAAATTCACGATTGGATAGATTCATACTATAAAGAGATTGGAGGAAATATAGATGCTGAAAGTGACAAACTTGAAGAAAACAATTGA
- a CDS encoding ABC transporter ATP-binding protein, whose amino-acid sequence MLKVTNLKKTIDNQTILDDVSFTLQKGSIVGLLGRNGAGKTTLLRTMVGILDPDAGTVTYEETDVHKHPEIKQKVVYVPDSTNILNGYTVKEIVKFYKAVYTAFDESYFYELLERFNLPNKRIRSYSKGMKALLAIILAFAAKAEYIILDEPTNGLDPIVKRQILQFLVEEVAEKEITIFISTHHLDEVEKIADTIIILKGHTVDSITSLDDAKSQFAKIQVAYERSLPQKLENLSNIKILNQTGKVYTILIEGNVATTLEKFYKEQPILIEELTMSLEDVFVTTLEEDGYVS is encoded by the coding sequence ATGCTGAAAGTGACAAACTTGAAGAAAACAATTGATAACCAAACGATTTTAGACGATGTTTCTTTCACATTACAAAAAGGTAGTATCGTCGGATTGCTCGGAAGAAACGGCGCGGGAAAAACAACTTTATTACGAACGATGGTCGGCATTTTAGACCCAGATGCAGGAACTGTTACATATGAAGAAACAGATGTTCATAAGCATCCTGAAATTAAACAAAAAGTTGTATACGTGCCGGATTCTACTAATATACTGAACGGATATACAGTGAAGGAAATCGTGAAGTTTTATAAAGCAGTTTATACAGCATTTGATGAATCATATTTCTATGAACTGTTAGAACGTTTCAACTTACCAAACAAACGTATTCGTAGTTACTCAAAAGGAATGAAAGCATTGCTTGCGATCATTTTAGCTTTCGCTGCAAAAGCAGAATATATCATTTTAGATGAACCGACAAACGGACTTGATCCTATCGTTAAAAGACAGATTCTACAATTTCTCGTTGAAGAAGTAGCAGAAAAAGAAATTACAATTTTCATCTCAACTCACCATTTAGATGAAGTTGAAAAAATTGCCGATACAATCATTATTTTAAAAGGGCATACAGTAGATTCTATTACATCACTAGACGATGCAAAATCACAATTTGCTAAAATACAAGTTGCTTATGAACGATCATTACCTCAAAAACTAGAAAACTTAAGCAATATTAAAATATTAAACCAAACCGGAAAAGTATATACGATTTTAATCGAAGGCAATGTAGCTACAACTCTTGAGAAGTTTTATAAAGAGCAACCAATACTCATTGAAGAATTAACAATGTCACTGGAAGATGTCTTTGTTACAACACTTGAGGAGGATGGGTATGTTTCATAA
- a CDS encoding ABC transporter permease subunit yields MFHKALWMWNWKRGKYAALLFFLSSLYYLSFRYYREAQLQLAKYYNLKEKGTFDYHYAFGSNNSSFWLTILIISLACLLIGWERSNQSITLLMGMPFKRKDVFLSKWAFGAFCIVCSFLINWILMYFIYRTTIHFEYQSFGPFHRYFLYAIVSYVAVYTAALCIGTFTGSVVSQVVFCIPLLLMGLTFISLLYNFTINSLDITYKKDRHLYVSLFKINEKTNIVAPINNFSISYYYNSERDQETPDSSLLKGPEFQSYYSAKSMLVPIFYTIFYLLIGTYLYKRSPIENSQKVFISQKHLRIWIWIATIYFALLGSYRLPLFNFLFNQYTGMCFAGIITYFVLKRLTNYKVF; encoded by the coding sequence ATGTTTCATAAGGCGCTGTGGATGTGGAATTGGAAGCGCGGGAAATACGCTGCGTTACTATTTTTCTTGAGTTCACTTTATTATTTATCTTTCAGATACTATAGGGAAGCTCAACTACAACTTGCTAAATATTATAATTTAAAAGAAAAAGGAACTTTCGATTATCATTACGCATTTGGGTCAAATAATAGTAGTTTTTGGTTAACTATTCTTATTATTTCTTTAGCGTGTCTATTAATAGGATGGGAGCGTAGCAACCAATCTATTACTTTACTTATGGGAATGCCTTTTAAACGAAAAGATGTTTTCTTATCTAAATGGGCTTTCGGTGCATTCTGTATTGTATGCTCATTTCTTATAAATTGGATTCTTATGTATTTTATTTATAGAACTACAATTCATTTTGAGTATCAATCATTTGGACCATTTCATCGATACTTTCTTTATGCGATTGTTTCATATGTTGCAGTCTATACAGCAGCATTATGTATCGGTACTTTTACTGGAAGTGTCGTTTCACAAGTCGTTTTTTGTATTCCTTTGTTACTAATGGGTCTTACATTTATTTCATTACTATACAATTTTACAATCAATTCTCTAGATATTACATATAAGAAAGACCGACACTTATATGTAAGTCTTTTCAAAATTAATGAAAAAACAAATATCGTTGCACCGATAAATAATTTTTCTATTAGTTACTACTATAATTCGGAAAGAGATCAGGAAACACCCGATTCATCGCTTTTAAAAGGTCCAGAGTTCCAGAGTTATTATTCAGCTAAATCGATGCTAGTTCCTATTTTTTATACAATATTCTATTTACTAATTGGCACATATTTATACAAGCGGTCGCCAATTGAAAATAGTCAAAAGGTATTTATTTCCCAAAAGCATTTACGAATATGGATATGGATAGCGACAATCTATTTTGCATTACTAGGTAGCTATAGATTACCTCTATTTAATTTCTTATTTAATCAATATACCGGTATGTGTTTTGCCGGAATCATCACTTATTTCGTACTAAAGCGCCTTACAAATTATAAAGTCTTTTAA
- a CDS encoding ABC transporter permease subunit, whose product MFQKALWLRTYQQSKYMVWLFWFVSFYNLSYKYYMAAIEQQHLLNTPKEGDYVYHYHFNLSLMDPVMFQGGALIILACTLIGWERHNNSIDFLWSMPFKRSHLFMTKWFFGICNIIAAVSINWGLFAIMKKMTFHNKYQVFSPFHSYFIYMLIVLIAIYTLALCIGTITGNIISQGLLTAAIFMFPLLLPSLISGVIAVHLNIDFHENSSDMNHFLENIRISGPAEDFRIRFDYDPYSAYTDPDGVRHNEPNFTYVPTAKLLIAPITHTIILLSLGMYLYVRSVNERNGSFLLYPKLQKIVMSFVIFFIGIVAGLVLRGDKLLLNFYIGFFGAGTISYFLLSKLLKWKFSWNAK is encoded by the coding sequence ATGTTTCAAAAAGCATTATGGCTAAGGACGTATCAACAAAGTAAATATATGGTCTGGTTATTTTGGTTCGTTAGCTTCTACAATTTGTCATACAAATACTATATGGCAGCTATTGAACAACAACACCTTCTAAATACGCCAAAAGAAGGTGATTATGTATATCATTACCATTTCAATTTATCACTTATGGATCCCGTCATGTTTCAAGGTGGTGCACTTATCATTCTGGCCTGTACTTTAATCGGTTGGGAAAGACACAATAATTCCATTGATTTTCTTTGGTCTATGCCTTTTAAACGTTCACACCTTTTTATGACAAAATGGTTTTTTGGTATTTGTAACATTATAGCAGCTGTCAGTATAAACTGGGGACTATTTGCTATTATGAAAAAGATGACTTTTCATAATAAATATCAAGTGTTTTCCCCATTTCATTCTTATTTTATATACATGTTAATTGTATTAATTGCTATTTATACACTTGCCTTATGTATAGGAACAATCACTGGGAATATTATCTCGCAGGGACTTCTCACTGCAGCTATATTCATGTTCCCATTATTACTTCCATCACTTATCTCAGGAGTCATCGCTGTTCACTTAAATATTGACTTTCATGAGAACAGTAGTGATATGAACCATTTCTTAGAAAACATACGTATTTCTGGTCCAGCAGAAGATTTTCGTATTAGATTTGATTATGATCCATATAGTGCCTATACCGATCCAGATGGAGTACGTCATAATGAGCCAAACTTTACATATGTTCCTACAGCAAAATTATTGATTGCACCTATTACACATACCATTATTTTATTATCGCTCGGTATGTATTTATATGTTCGTTCAGTCAATGAGCGGAATGGCAGTTTCTTACTTTATCCGAAGTTACAAAAAATAGTTATGAGCTTTGTTATTTTCTTTATAGGAATCGTTGCTGGTTTAGTCTTAAGGGGAGATAAATTATTACTTAATTTTTACATTGGATTTTTTGGCGCAGGCACAATTAGCTATTTTCTTCTATCCAAGCTATTGAAATGGAAGTTCTCTTGGAACGCTAAATAA
- a CDS encoding ABC transporter permease, whose translation MFHKALWLHHYKQSKYILLLFACSSFWFLPISYFNDLQVQPNEDGYFSYSLNGDTLIIPFIPIFILLACSLISWKRQNQTDYLLFAMPFSRKELFLSKWLFGTITILFIMSLNGILTYFILKINLFSQYQSFGPMGTLLCYVTITWIAIFTIAIFIGTIAGNVISHSILSLIFIILPYGIGVLLFHFAWIHTNVPATEFFIKKTNYTSYIENIEVFAPTNNTYISYTFNPEVKEVDINNLKESVKEQHQFQPIWKLITPILYILILLPLGVFLYNRTPNENNGKILLFTKLHRLFIPCVTICFALLGGRITGGKNDPLLSYYAGFIIIGLFGYVILHYLINKKFLLHTK comes from the coding sequence ATGTTTCATAAAGCTTTATGGCTCCATCATTACAAGCAAAGTAAGTACATTCTTTTACTCTTTGCCTGTAGTAGTTTTTGGTTTTTACCTATTAGCTACTTTAATGATTTACAGGTTCAGCCAAACGAAGATGGCTATTTCAGCTATAGTTTAAATGGGGATACTCTTATCATTCCCTTCATTCCAATTTTCATATTACTTGCCTGTTCATTAATCAGTTGGAAAAGACAAAATCAAACAGATTATCTGTTATTTGCAATGCCATTCTCGAGAAAAGAGCTTTTTCTTTCTAAGTGGCTGTTCGGGACAATCACAATTCTATTCATAATGAGTCTTAATGGCATCTTAACTTATTTCATCCTAAAGATTAATCTTTTTAGCCAATACCAATCTTTTGGGCCAATGGGTACATTATTATGTTATGTTACCATTACATGGATTGCGATTTTTACAATAGCTATTTTTATCGGAACAATTGCTGGGAATGTTATTTCACATAGTATATTAAGCTTGATTTTCATTATATTACCATATGGAATAGGCGTGTTACTGTTTCATTTTGCTTGGATTCACACAAATGTACCTGCAACTGAGTTTTTCATTAAGAAAACGAATTATACATCATATATAGAGAATATTGAAGTTTTTGCACCTACTAATAATACTTATATATCTTATACATTTAATCCAGAAGTAAAGGAAGTAGACATTAATAATTTAAAAGAATCCGTTAAGGAGCAGCATCAATTCCAGCCCATCTGGAAGCTTATCACTCCGATTCTATATATTCTCATTCTTTTACCATTAGGAGTATTTTTGTATAATCGGACTCCTAATGAAAATAACGGTAAAATATTATTATTCACTAAACTACATCGACTATTTATACCTTGTGTTACAATATGTTTTGCTCTATTAGGAGGCCGGATAACAGGTGGAAAAAACGATCCGCTATTAAGTTATTACGCTGGGTTCATAATAATAGGACTATTTGGCTATGTAATACTTCACTATTTGATAAATAAAAAATTTTTACTTCATACGAAATAA
- a CDS encoding MarR family winged helix-turn-helix transcriptional regulator translates to MNENRETLILDLSASFRKMIRLLQNDINTRFSEHMPYNEFSVLRALFLKSPQMASQIASEVNVTSSHITAVTDRLVRKGFVERKRSNSDRRIVYLEITEHGREVTEKLEAVRKEYYKERFKGWSDQEIEMVLELFGRVL, encoded by the coding sequence GTGAACGAAAATAGAGAAACACTGATTTTAGATTTATCTGCATCATTTCGAAAGATGATACGTTTATTACAAAATGATATTAATACACGTTTTTCAGAGCATATGCCATATAACGAATTCTCTGTATTACGTGCGTTATTTTTAAAAAGTCCACAGATGGCTTCGCAAATTGCGAGTGAAGTAAACGTAACCTCCAGTCATATTACAGCTGTAACAGATCGTCTCGTGCGAAAAGGGTTTGTTGAAAGAAAACGTTCAAATTCAGACCGTCGTATCGTGTACTTAGAAATTACAGAACACGGACGAGAAGTAACTGAAAAGCTTGAAGCTGTGCGTAAAGAATATTATAAAGAGAGATTTAAAGGTTGGAGCGACCAAGAGATAGAAATGGTTTTAGAACTATTTGGTCGCGTATTATAA
- a CDS encoding SIMPL domain-containing protein has translation MQGGMNPYLHNIRTTNTGKEATITVQGEGIIKAKPNVVILTLGIRTDSKNVKQAQEENAVQSKQLLDALKQLGIADKDIETISYTITPQYEYVNDKALLQGYRVEHLYEITVLNVQKAGEVYDIAVTNGANVAKGLRFRISHPNKYYEQALIQALQQAVDKARTIASTYNLNINPVPLSFVEESVQLPREIASYATLHAQAAPPIQSGELEIISSIRAIFTYL, from the coding sequence ATGCAAGGTGGAATGAATCCGTATTTACATAATATCCGTACGACAAATACTGGTAAAGAAGCTACTATTACTGTACAAGGAGAAGGCATTATAAAGGCAAAACCAAATGTTGTCATATTAACACTAGGCATTCGAACAGATAGTAAAAATGTAAAACAAGCGCAAGAAGAAAATGCAGTGCAATCGAAACAATTGCTTGATGCACTCAAACAGCTAGGTATTGCCGATAAAGATATAGAAACCATTTCTTATACGATTACTCCTCAATACGAATATGTAAATGATAAAGCATTACTACAAGGCTACCGTGTGGAACATTTGTATGAAATTACCGTTTTAAATGTGCAGAAAGCAGGGGAAGTATATGATATAGCCGTTACGAATGGTGCAAACGTAGCAAAAGGATTACGTTTTCGAATATCTCATCCAAATAAATATTATGAGCAAGCTCTCATTCAAGCTCTGCAACAAGCAGTAGACAAAGCTCGTACAATTGCGAGTACCTACAATTTAAATATTAATCCTGTTCCCCTCTCATTCGTTGAAGAATCTGTCCAATTACCACGGGAGATCGCATCATATGCTACTTTGCATGCGCAAGCAGCTCCACCCATTCAATCAGGAGAACTAGAAATCATTTCATCTATCCGGGCAATTTTTACGTATTTATAA
- a CDS encoding NCS2 family permease, protein MKGILERTFKLDLHQTSPKQEVLAGVTSFFTIVYIMIVNASILSDAGIPLEAGILATVFSSFVGCLLMAFLANAPAILVPGMGVNAFFTYTAVHTLGLTWQEALAAVFIAGIIFAIAAFTPIARVLSLSIPKSLKEAITVGIGLFLAFIGLQKGGLVVSHPNTAVAMGKLSSPVVLATLLTLIVALVLFVRNVRGSFLWTIAIGTGIAWLFGLVDTSQMGNSSFSFANYGDVFGAMSFGKLSSLPFWIATFSLSMVLIFENMGLLHGLLEDDRKFPRAYQANAISAMTCGLFGTSPTVSTVESAAGITAGGKTGLTSIVTGLLFFASLFALPFVKLIPDSAIAPILIIIGGLMITSIQQIPLNDFSEGFPAFLIIVMIPLTYSIADGIAFGFIAYPILKVAIGKRKEVAPSMYIITCLFLAMFVLHAIG, encoded by the coding sequence ATGAAAGGAATACTTGAAAGAACATTTAAATTAGACTTACACCAAACGTCACCAAAACAAGAAGTTTTAGCTGGAGTCACGTCATTTTTCACAATTGTTTATATTATGATTGTAAATGCGTCAATCTTATCAGATGCCGGCATTCCTCTTGAGGCAGGAATTTTGGCAACTGTTTTTAGTTCATTTGTCGGATGTCTACTCATGGCATTTTTGGCAAATGCACCTGCTATTCTTGTCCCTGGTATGGGTGTAAATGCATTCTTCACGTACACTGCTGTGCATACGCTCGGTTTAACTTGGCAAGAAGCATTGGCAGCTGTTTTTATCGCCGGTATTATTTTTGCAATTGCTGCTTTTACACCGATTGCTCGCGTGCTTTCGTTATCGATTCCAAAGTCATTAAAGGAAGCGATCACTGTCGGTATCGGGTTGTTTTTAGCTTTCATCGGCTTGCAAAAAGGTGGTTTAGTCGTTTCGCATCCTAATACTGCTGTTGCAATGGGGAAATTAAGTAGTCCTGTCGTTCTTGCCACACTACTTACTCTTATTGTCGCACTTGTGCTATTCGTGCGTAACGTACGTGGAAGCTTTTTATGGACGATTGCAATTGGCACTGGTATTGCATGGCTGTTTGGTCTTGTTGATACGAGTCAAATGGGAAATAGTTCGTTTTCATTCGCTAATTACGGCGATGTGTTTGGAGCTATGTCATTTGGGAAACTTTCTTCCTTACCATTTTGGATTGCAACATTCTCCTTAAGCATGGTGCTTATTTTTGAGAACATGGGACTACTGCACGGTTTATTAGAAGATGACCGTAAATTCCCACGTGCTTACCAAGCAAATGCAATTTCAGCAATGACATGTGGTCTATTTGGCACAAGCCCTACCGTTTCAACAGTAGAGAGTGCCGCAGGTATTACTGCAGGCGGAAAGACAGGTCTGACGTCTATCGTTACAGGGTTGTTATTCTTCGCATCACTGTTCGCACTTCCGTTTGTCAAACTAATTCCTGATAGTGCCATTGCACCAATCTTAATTATTATTGGCGGCCTGATGATTACAAGCATTCAACAAATTCCTCTGAACGACTTTTCAGAAGGGTTTCCAGCGTTTTTAATTATCGTTATGATTCCGCTCACATATAGTATCGCTGATGGCATTGCGTTCGGATTTATCGCTTATCCTATTTTAAAAGTTGCTATTGGAAAGCGTAAAGAGGTTGCACCATCCATGTATATCATTACATGCTTATTCTTAGCCATGTTCGTATTACACGCTATTGGCTAG
- the corA gene encoding magnesium/cobalt transporter CorA, giving the protein MGEIMIRICAVTKKNEVLYDVSLEETQKENIVWYWLDLYKPTKEEYTYILQDHFKFHPLAIEDCVEYVQRPKVDFYDGYNFLVLHAFGEDGLEPHEIDLFVSDRFIVSFHFSHNNAIERVWKTLGEKKRIKKSPLNVAHTIIDQIVDDYFAPVYYIEDHLNAIDDNLTGETAGSVLEEVFDIRADLSKLRRTIIPMRDLLYRILNSTRFYGISDHEIYFKDIHDHLLKLTEMIEASRELTADIRDSYFSLNSHHMNNIMKTLTVFSTIFMPLTFIAGVYGMNFSHMPELGGKYSYFICLFLMALIGGGMMAWFYKKGWFK; this is encoded by the coding sequence ATGGGTGAAATTATGATTAGAATTTGTGCAGTAACGAAAAAAAACGAAGTTTTATATGATGTTTCGCTAGAAGAAACGCAAAAAGAAAATATCGTATGGTATTGGCTTGATTTATATAAGCCGACGAAAGAAGAGTATACATATATTTTGCAAGATCATTTTAAGTTCCATCCCCTTGCAATTGAAGATTGTGTAGAATATGTACAGAGACCAAAGGTAGATTTTTATGATGGTTATAATTTTTTAGTTCTCCATGCATTCGGCGAAGACGGATTAGAACCGCATGAAATCGATTTATTTGTTAGTGATCGATTTATAGTCTCTTTCCATTTTTCTCATAACAATGCGATTGAAAGGGTATGGAAAACGCTCGGTGAGAAGAAACGTATTAAGAAGAGTCCTTTAAATGTAGCGCATACCATTATTGACCAAATTGTAGATGATTATTTCGCACCTGTTTATTACATTGAAGACCATTTAAATGCAATTGATGATAATTTAACGGGCGAGACGGCAGGAAGCGTGCTAGAAGAGGTATTTGATATTCGTGCAGATTTATCTAAGCTAAGGCGTACGATTATTCCGATGCGTGATTTATTGTATCGCATTTTAAATTCAACTCGTTTTTACGGTATAAGCGACCATGAAATTTATTTTAAAGATATACATGATCATTTGCTTAAACTGACAGAGATGATTGAAGCGAGTCGTGAATTAACAGCAGATATTCGAGACAGTTACTTTTCATTGAATTCGCACCATATGAACAACATTATGAAAACATTAACTGTATTCTCGACGATTTTCATGCCATTAACATTTATCGCAGGGGTATATGGAATGAACTTTTCACATATGCCAGAGCTTGGCGGGAAATATAGTTATTTTATCTGTTTATTTTTAATGGCGTTAATTGGCGGGGGAATGATGGCTTGGTTTTATAAAAAAGGATGGTTTAAGTAA